A window of Oryza glaberrima chromosome 2, OglaRS2, whole genome shotgun sequence genomic DNA:
TAGTAGAGATTTTGAGACTGTGAACTTCTGGAAATACCAAATCTTGGTAACCTGTAACAATTGCTACCCTACCAATAAAGGTAGTTGGGTTGAAAGTGGCTACAAGCCAAATAGACCCTACAATCGAAATGCACATTGtggaaaaatattataatatttttttcttggagTATTCTATCTAACTGAAACTGTACctttatttttgaaagaaacTATTTGATATGTGGTAACTAGGAAATATGTATCTGGTGCATTTTGTTTTCGGTTCTCATATAGAAAATTAGACTGTTCCTACCAATTTTGATGCCCATTTGCTTTCTGATATTCATATATGACTTAATGTATTTATGCTGAACAAATGAACTGAGTAATGCAGTCCTTTGTCCGTTAATGGTTTTTTCTCATGCTTGTCCCTGGTTACTTGATACTTAAGAgtcttttgtcacttaatggTTGTTTCTCATGTGTAAAGGCAAGCAAGAGCTCTTCTTCAGAAATAAACTACATTTGTTAGAATATCATCATTACGTCTTCAGTTTTCTTTAGATCAATATGGATGCATTATGTGTCTCAGGTTCCATTAATTCTGCATGATTAACTCCTCCTTAAATGTTCTTGCAGACTAGAATACAAGCTATTCGTGGTTTTCCACTTCTTGCCAAAGATGCAGAATTTGTCTCAAAAATTGCCGATATCCTTGGACAACTCCTTGCAAGTGGTACAATCATTTTGCTATTTTTAATTTGGATCAAATGGTACACATTTGCATTCTTCTGAGTTCTGCATGTATTTTAGAGGAAAATGTGGAGCGTGATGCTGTTCATAAAGCACTGATGTCGCTTATACGGCAGGATGTTAAAAGTAAGCTTTCAGTAACCATTTGCTCGTTGTTTGTCACCTTACAAATATTTTTCTGAATATGTACTCTTTTTGAACATTGAACTACTGACCTATTTTGCCATGAATTTTCCTTTTGGGATGCACACCTGTTGAGTATTCAAGTATATCTTATCGTTGCTCTAAAAAGAATTTGTAGATTGTGCTCAAGGCAACAGCATTAGATGACTTTGTTGATTTtctaccaccaatattttttttattccagaTTCATCCCTAGTGGCAATTTATTGGACCTTCATGTAAATTTAGAAACCAGGAGAAACAGCCAACCGATTTATGTTTATTTAGTCCCAGTTTGTGTACTatctgaacttttttcattcaatTTATCACGACATATGTGTTGGACACAACACATTATTGTTATTTTCTTGTTTTAGAACCAGTGTTTTGAAACAAGATAGCTTGTACTATCAATATATGTTCATGCGATTAGTTACAGACTTACAAAACTAGGTCTATCGCTAGTTCAGTTATCCACGAATGcattttgttaatatatattggCCTTAGAATTTGGTACTTGAAAAATAGTAGTGTTTCTTAGGAATGACATATATTCCATGCCATCTAAATGTAATGTAAACTGCATTTATAGAAATGCATTTACAGCCATGCCATCTAAATTTCAGGGATATGCTGTTCACCTAGCATTTATAGAAATGCATGATGTAATTGCCACACTTTttgagaaacatttttttttgcaaccaTGATTCTTAGTACTTTAAGctatttatcaaaaaaaagtGATATCAATATTTTGGATTCATTAATTTTGTACACATGATTTTGGTTTTAAAATGGATAGTTATCATTGTCAATATACGTTGAATGATTATTGATATATGCTGCATGATTATCGATATGCGCTGAATGATTATCAATATATGCTAAATGATTACAAGACCAAGAGAGTCAATCTGTATTGTGTTGGCATCCCACTATTCCATATCCACATGGTTTCTGAGAAATTTGAAGATGAATGTTCGATAGCTTGGTGCACAGACATTTTTGCTTTTGGTGAACTGTCTGTAAGACTCTTTATCTTTCTAAAAGTAGCATGTCTATTGAGTTTCTGATGCCTTTAAAATCAATAACCATTCTTTTTACCTTGCTCTTGGTTGAGACGGGGATAGTATGACAGTTAGAATCTGATTTTTCTTGAACCGGTGCTTTGTTGATCCCTGCTATGGTTTTGTTGACATGCCCTTTCCCCATGATTTTGTCAGAGCTCGTATGATATTATATCCTTGCAGGTGTTGAATGACTAGTTCTATTTAATAGTAATGGTCTGACGTGTATGCAAGTTGGCTTCATGAAATACTTCTATTGGCTGCTTTTATTGATTTGTACCTTCTTTGGGCCAGGTTCCTTGCAGCCTTTATTTAAGCATGTGGAGTCGGGATCAGAGATTCGTGAAAAAGTTATTTGTTTCCTTAAAGATAAGGTAAATAGTTACACATAGGAATTACTCGAGTTGTAGGCATGGGCAATCGACTGTTCTACCAGAAAATAATAACTGATCTTTTTTCCAGGTCTTCCCTGTTAAAGCAGAGCTGCTGAAACCTCAAGCAGAAATGGAAAGATATATAACTGATTTGATAAAGAAAGTATGCCTTCATTATTTCAGTTTTTGgctgtctgattttttttttcagtgattTAAGTTTCCATGTACATTGTGTGATGACCTTTGACAATGGCTGTTATAATTCAGAGTGTGCTAGATGTAACCGGGTTggaatttaaattattcatggaTTTCCTGCGGAGTCTCAGTATATTTGGGGATTCCGCTCCTCGAGAGTCGTTCCAGGAATTGATTGAAATCATTCAAGCACAAGCTGATCTTGATGCACAATTCAATGTAAGTATGTTCTTTGAATGTTCCTGGAGCTAATTTACATATACGCATCATAATCAAGCAAGTtagggcctcatcttttcgcttatgcttatgcttatcagccaaaatttgaattttcaaccttaaatctggagctgattttgagcttttttcatcgaagtttatttttcagcctttgcttttagatcgctaagaacacgtatataaaagttttattcacaaattacctctcgtttgcaaatatgccgttttgCTTATCCcgcgaataagcgaaacaatggcTCCGTTAGTTGGATAACATGTCACCTGTCATCCTTAACTGCGCATTATGcccttcttttttcttaaatGATTTTAGCAGTGATGTTTAGTGGGCATTACCCATACTGTTGTTTATCTTATGCTCTACATATGACCTTCATAAACAGTTCTCGATAAATGCAAGaagaaatgtttttttctcatgaaatttggtatgtagGCTCATACTGGACTTTGAACTAATGTATCTAGGTAGCCTGTCATGTTTTCTCACACCCAGCCTTTGTTTACACATTTTGGCTTGTGAGCTTCACAAGACACCCCAGCCATCTCTCTTACTCTTTTCACCGTGCACAATTATCAATCTTACTTCTGCTTGGTTTTTCTATAAATACTTACCAATCTATGCTCAACAGTCCACATCTCCAACAATCATCCGCTAGTGTTCATAGCAGCCTTGGCTAATGTTGAGGCACATGGGCAAGTGAGGCTATGCTCAAATACCCATCTTTGAATTCCGCAGTTCCTCCAAACGGCACCATCCTCTGCTTCCACTCgacttctcttttctctctccatctctctctctctaggatGGATGGAGCGGCACGGGCAGAGTAATGATGGTAACCCAGTGGCTGCAGCGGCCGTCTGCAGTAGGTTGGACACAAGGTGTCAGGTGGTGTTTGTCGCCTGGTGTAATGGTGTTGGGTCTAGTTGCGGATTGACCAATGTGGCAGATCGCTCAAAGAATCTACTGTTCTACTTGCTGTCTTTTCATCGCTGCAGGGAGTGGCTTGTGTTGTTGGTTTTTGTTAAAAACAAGGCTGATTTAGTTATAATTGAAACAGCTAGTTCCTATAACCATGCTAAGAACTGATTTTAGGAAAACCAGTTCCCAAAAATCCCTGATCCAAATAACCCCTAAGAGTATGTATTGATGCTGGATAATTTTGCAATCTCCTGCATCAACCAACCTATTCGATATTCTGTTACTATTGTGGCCATGTCCAAATATAGGTGTTCTCTTACATATCTCAATCTGTCATTAACTGGTCATCTTGATAACAAAAATGTCAGTTATGATATCAAATTATGTATGTAAGGTATTTGTTCTCTTCCTTTGAACCTGATTGTATGCTTTTCTCAACATCCTCAATTAATTCTTTTTAGGTTTCTGACATTGACCACATTGAGAGGTGGACGTCGTGCATGTATATGGCTCTTCCTATCTTTATGGTACGAACAATTTGTTTTGTCAAACAATGGattttttataaattgttacttcctccatttcatattataagactttctagcattgcccacattaaTATAtaagttaatgaatctagacatattgtgcctagattcattaacatatatatgaatgtgggcaatgctagaaggtcttataacctgaaacggaggtagtatttgttAGTGAATGTCATCTTATCTTATGCTTTTTTTTCACTACATTTGCATGATCTGCAGAGAGGGGGATCGAGCAGCAAGTTCCTCAACTATTTCGTTAAGCAAATTGTTCCAGTTTTTGACAAGGTAATCTTCTTTATCTTGTACATTGGTCCCTGTGCTTTGTTGGAAAAAACAGTAAATGCTTctttttaattatattatgcATGGCAGCTCTACAACCCTTGTTTTGTTGTCATACATAATGTAACATTTTGCAGTTTgcacaccatttttttttgaaacatttGGTTAcattccttgtgataaagaaacAGCTCTTGCAATCATGCACATTTCTGCATTCTGCACTAACATtgcatggtaaaaaaaaagtctgtCGTATTTTTTTGTAACTATGGATATTCTAATTGAATTGCCATCATTTTGGCAATCAGACTCCTCACCATGCCTTGAACTTGTTTATCTTCAAAACAAAGTGAATTCGCATCTTAGAGCATGAAGGTTTTCTAGAGCATGAAGGTTTTCTAGAGCATTAAGgttttcccctcttttttaCCTGTTTTAGATTCCTGAAGAGAAGAAACTGGATTTGCTCAAAACAGTTGCTGCAAGCTCACCATATGCTACAGCACAAGATGCACGGCAGCTGCTTCCCCCTGTTGTTCAATTGCTCAAGGTCTGTGCAATTCCTGTCTGATAGGTGTCCAATCCCCCTTTGTTAATGTTTTATTTTGTCCCCTAGAAGACATTGTTAGATGGTTTCCCCTCCACCGCGGTGTTACACAATAAATGTCGTGTCTTACCGTTGCATTTACGTTTTCTTTTACAGAAATATATGCCTGGGAAGAAGGTGGAAGATATCAACCATAATTATGTTGAGTGCCTGATGTACACTTTTCACCATTTAGCCCATAAGGTTTGATGACAGAATGTTTATCATCTATTATGAACCATGTCTTTTCTTCATGGATGGCCTTGTGCTGACCAAATGAAATACAGACACCAAACACCACAAACAGCCTATGTGGTTACAAGATTGTTACTGGACAACCATCGGATAGACTTGGAGAGGATTTCTCAGAACATTACAAAGACTTTACGGAGAGGTAGGTTGCATTTTCCTTATGATTTCTTTGAACTATTTTTATTTGTGTGCATTCCTTTAAGAACCACAGCTTAGACAAtggttattttttaaattagttCCACCAAATCATTAGTTATCATACATTGGGGCAGTTGCAGTAGTACCATGACTACCACGTGCTTAAGTggacaaaaaaaatctagcacTAGGGTGAAGGAATCCATCTTGTCTGAGTATGATCCTGAGGTAAGGGGTAATTGACATGTAAAAAATGAGTGATGCCATGACGCTAAATCAATATTATTAGTATCTGGGTCACATCTATTGTTAAATCTTAGAATAAAATAATAGGTTGTACTAGAAGATTTGACCAAAGGTACATTGTAAATGGATGATCTGTagtaattttatataaatatggacataTAGATAATTGAAGAATAATTGGAATTTGGAAGTGATTTGCATGATTGTTAAGGCATCGCTGTAGTGCTAGGGTGTGCCAAGGGGTCAGGGCGTAAGGGCTTAACGCCATaacccagagagagagagagagagatgtgagGTTTCCACTCTCTTCTTCCCCCTGTGCCACTATCAAGATTCTACCTAGGATTGAATCAGATCAATTATTCTATGGTTGTTTGACTAGTAGACTTGTATTAAGATTTTAACAAACATGATGCTTGGCTTGGCGGTTTCCGTTGATGAGGAAAATAGACAATTTGTTATAACTCTCTTAATTGGCCGTCATTCGCTATGTGTGGCAACATTATCTTACACAAATTTTGTTCTCCCATAGCTTGCGAAACATCTTTTACGCCATATTCTGGTGTGGTAATCTAAGATAAATCATAAATcgtttttctataaattatgataaaattcctttcaattttttaatatgGTGTGAGAGCGTATGGTATTTTGTTTTGGTGATCTGTTTTATTTGCTAGTTTCTTACTGCTGCACGTGCACAGGTTAACTGGAACAGAAGAGACAGTTCGAGCAGTCTCAAAGAGACTAACTCAGGGGATGGCAGATTTTAACAAGGCAATATCTTCAGCAAAGACTGAAgaagagaaaactaaaattgTGAGTTTTTAGGTGCTTTGCATAAATTTTCTATGTTCCTCCTTCCGTGTTGGATCAGCACTATTGTTAGCTGACTTATCCTTGTCTCAGAATCTTGTAACATCATATTCTACAAGATTGTTTCCAAGTTCTTTGTTTGGCAATTAGATTGATACTATGACTTTAAAAACAATTACAACAACTGATCATCGTTTGGGTATGATGTTCTTTTGGCAGAAATCTGATCAGCAGAAATCAACAATGACAATGAGGGCCTACAACAACATACTAGCAATGGCACAGGTGATTTCTTTATTACTTTAGTGGAACTTTGTGATATGTGAATTGCAAAATGCTATCGCATGTGAGAATAATGTGGTGACACATATGAGGGTATTTTTGAAATCACAAGAAGCTTCCAAATGCTCTCTGCTTGGGCTTCTCATGGTGGACCAGTTACAATTTTAAATGTATAACAAAAGAACTAT
This region includes:
- the LOC127761215 gene encoding apoptosis inhibitor 5-like protein API5; translated protein: MAASDADAAEVERLYELGERLSSAKDKSQHAADYEAIISAVKGQSVKAKQLAAQLIPRFFRSFPALAPRAMEAMFDLVDMEELATRIQAIRGFPLLAKDAEFVSKIADILGQLLASEENVERDAVHKALMSLIRQDVKSSLQPLFKHVESGSEIREKVICFLKDKVFPVKAELLKPQAEMERYITDLIKKSVLDVTGLEFKLFMDFLRSLSIFGDSAPRESFQELIEIIQAQADLDAQFNVSDIDHIERWTSCMYMALPIFMRGGSSSKFLNYFVKQIVPVFDKIPEEKKLDLLKTVAASSPYATAQDARQLLPPVVQLLKKYMPGKKVEDINHNYVECLMYTFHHLAHKTPNTTNSLCGYKIVTGQPSDRLGEDFSEHYKDFTERLTGTEETVRAVSKRLTQGMADFNKAISSAKTEEEKTKIKSDQQKSTMTMRAYNNILAMAQPLRAKSPLFIGDKKITLSWMEQPKKPAPTTTGGKRSQPATNGNTPASKKGRGEGAARNQLVNRAFEGLSRGGRGSGRGRGRGGRGRGWGYR